TGCAGTTCCAGGGGCAGGTCCGAGCGGCCCAGCTGGCCCATCAGCCCCTGCACCACCCCCCAGGGGACGTCACGGTCGGGAACCAGCCGCAGCGTGGGGCTGCCCGGGCCGGCTTCAAGCCGTTGCAGAACGGGGATCAGCTGCCCCCTGGGGACCGGCTGGTTCCACAGCCGCAGCTGCCCATCGGCCGCCAGGCGCAGGCTGACGATCCCCTGGCTCGCCGGCCGCTGGGCCAGCCGCTGGGGCACCAGGATCAGCGCCAGGCTCAGCAGCGCCAGGCCCGTCGCCATCGTCCCGAGGGCCAGGACGTCCAGCGATGGCCCCCAGGGGGGGGTGGGATCGGCGTCTGCGTTCATGGTTCCTGCTGGGGCAAGGCCAGCACCACCGGCCTGGGACTGATCGCGCGCAGCTGGGCCAGGGAACGGCTCACCTGGCCCAGCGGCAGTGTGGCGGCCGGCAGGAAGCGGATTTCGGTGCTGGCTGGCTGCGAGGCCAGCAGGCCCGGCAGACGGCCGCGGGACACCGGCTCGCCGTTGGCGAACCAGCGATCCGCCGGCGCCTGCACGATCCACAGCGCCCCGGTGAGGGCCTGGCCGCCCTGGGGGCGCAGCCGCGGCTGGCGTTCTCGGGCCAGGTCCGCCAGGGCCGCGACCGATCCGCACAGCAGCAGGGTCAGCCCCACCAGAGAGGCCAGGGCGTAGGTCATGGCTGGGCGGCCCAGGTACGGCCGAGGCGCTGCAGCCGCAGGCACTGGCTGCGCCGCAGCCATTGGTTGGCGACCAGGCTGGTGCTGGCGATCAGGCTGACGATCAGCCCGATGGCCGTGCTCAGCAGCACCTGGGCGAACCCGGCCAGGTTGGCCCCCGCCGGCAGCAGCAACTGGGGGCCGAGGCTGGCGAGCACCTGCATCAGACCGAGCACGGTGCCCACCAGCCCCAGCAAAGGGGCCAGCACGACGGCGGCCTGCAGCAGCGGTTCACCGAAGCGCATCTCCAGATCCCAGTCCTCCAGCTTCCGCCCGGCGGCAGGCGCTCCCTGCTCCGCCAGCAGCCGTTCCCACTGCTGGCGGCGGGAGGCCCGGGTGCGCCACCACTGCCACCAGAAGCGGCCCCGGTCGAGCGCGACGGTGACCACGGCGATGGAGAGCAGCAGCAGCAGCAGGGCGACGGGCCCATTGATCCCGGGGATCGGTGTCTTCACCCCTGGCGACGTTCCATGGCTGAAGCCGATCGTATGGGCCGGTGCCGCCGTCGCGAGGTGCCGCAGCTGCTTGACAGTCCCCTGCGCGCGAACGCTGTCTAAGGTGCCCATGGACCGGATCCAGAGGGAGCGCCATGAGCCCCATCCACGCCGATA
Above is a window of Cyanobium sp. AMD-g DNA encoding:
- a CDS encoding biopolymer transporter ExbD, with the protein product MNADADPTPPWGPSLDVLALGTMATGLALLSLALILVPQRLAQRPASQGIVSLRLAADGQLRLWNQPVPRGQLIPVLQRLEAGPGSPTLRLVPDRDVPWGVVQGLMGQLGRSDLPLELQLP
- a CDS encoding MotA/TolQ/ExbB proton channel family protein, coding for MKTPIPGINGPVALLLLLLSIAVVTVALDRGRFWWQWWRTRASRRQQWERLLAEQGAPAAGRKLEDWDLEMRFGEPLLQAAVVLAPLLGLVGTVLGLMQVLASLGPQLLLPAGANLAGFAQVLLSTAIGLIVSLIASTSLVANQWLRRSQCLRLQRLGRTWAAQP